A genomic stretch from Sulfurimonas sediminis includes:
- a CDS encoding ATP-dependent Clp protease adaptor ClpS, which translates to MATKTDLEIDEQTILKYPKKYFVFLLNDDYTPMDFVVDILMEIFHKTYEEAQDIMLEVHKKNRGLCGVYTYEIAETKLKQVRRKAKDNGFPLKATMEEE; encoded by the coding sequence ATGGCAACAAAAACAGATTTAGAAATAGACGAACAGACAATACTGAAATATCCAAAAAAATATTTTGTATTTTTACTCAACGATGATTATACGCCTATGGATTTTGTAGTCGATATTCTCATGGAGATCTTTCATAAAACATATGAAGAAGCGCAGGATATTATGCTTGAAGTACATAAAAAGAACAGAGGTTTGTGTGGTGTTTACACATATGAAATCGCAGAGACAAAGCTTAAACAAGTACGTCGCAAAGCGAAAGACAACGGCTTTCCCCTAAAAGCCACGATGGAGGAAGAATAA
- the clpA gene encoding ATP-dependent Clp protease ATP-binding subunit ClpA, with translation MISSSLNDIFQKSVIFAKQLHHEYLTIEHIFYLLLSSDEGASIIETCGGNVPKMKEELGEYIKKNMETLPADIIQDPYESVALSRLIDKMVRHVQSSGQTNADIGDLLATLFEEKHTFAYALLNKYQITKLDILEVISHPDTDQDEEEKESNLRKYTINLIEKAKEGKIDPVIGRDNEIQRVTQILCRRKKNNPVLVGEPGVGKTAIAEGLALRIAADDVPDIIKDSKLYALDLGALLAGTKYRGDFEKRLKGVMDELKREPKAILFIDEIHTLIGAGSTSGTMDAANQLKPALASGEIKCMGATTFAEYRNGFEKDKALSRRFSKIDVNEPSKKTSYLILKGLQSKYEKHHSVQYTNKALKTAVDLSKRYITDKFLPDIAIDLIDETAASFHLQKRKKEKVTANDIQKTIASIVGISNSKISHNETASLQHLEDKLRQRVIGQEKAVEMVTKAIKISKAGLTPPNKPIASFLFSGPTGVGKTELAIALSETLGINFEKFDMSEYMEKHALSRLVGAPPGYVGYEQGGLLTEAIKRHPYTVLLLDEIEKAHPELINVLLQIMDSATLTDNNGYKADFQNVILIMTSNIGAQARNVMGFNKDESISKNEELKSFFTPEFRNRLDAIIEFDQLSLSIVEGIVKKFITELNKELKKKKITVSVSDKVVKFIAEKTYSPEMGARPLKRYIKNNITDKLSDEILFGKLKKGGEVEVTVKNDTLENIYKEA, from the coding sequence ATGATAAGCTCATCACTCAATGATATATTTCAAAAATCTGTAATATTTGCAAAACAGCTCCACCATGAATACCTGACAATCGAGCATATATTTTACCTTTTGTTAAGTTCGGATGAAGGCGCATCAATTATAGAAACATGTGGCGGAAATGTGCCAAAAATGAAAGAAGAACTTGGTGAATACATCAAAAAAAACATGGAAACACTTCCTGCCGACATAATACAGGACCCTTATGAAAGCGTAGCGCTTTCGCGTTTGATTGACAAGATGGTGCGTCATGTTCAGTCATCTGGTCAAACGAATGCGGATATAGGGGATCTTTTGGCAACTCTTTTTGAAGAGAAACATACATTTGCCTATGCTTTGCTCAATAAATACCAAATAACAAAACTGGATATTTTGGAAGTAATTTCACATCCTGACACAGACCAGGATGAAGAAGAAAAAGAGTCTAATTTACGAAAATACACAATAAACCTTATAGAAAAAGCCAAAGAGGGAAAAATTGACCCTGTGATAGGCAGAGACAACGAAATTCAAAGAGTCACACAGATACTCTGCAGAAGAAAGAAAAATAACCCTGTACTTGTGGGCGAACCGGGCGTTGGAAAGACAGCAATAGCAGAAGGACTGGCTTTACGCATTGCAGCGGATGATGTTCCTGACATAATCAAAGACTCTAAGCTTTATGCACTTGATTTAGGGGCATTGCTTGCAGGAACAAAGTACAGAGGAGACTTTGAAAAACGCCTTAAAGGTGTTATGGATGAACTCAAACGTGAACCTAAAGCAATTTTGTTTATAGATGAAATTCATACACTTATAGGAGCAGGAAGCACTAGCGGAACAATGGATGCAGCCAATCAGCTCAAGCCTGCTCTTGCTTCAGGCGAAATAAAATGTATGGGAGCTACAACTTTTGCAGAATACAGAAACGGATTTGAAAAAGACAAGGCGCTCAGCAGAAGGTTCTCCAAAATAGATGTTAACGAACCATCAAAAAAAACAAGCTATCTGATTCTCAAGGGACTTCAAAGCAAATATGAAAAGCACCATTCAGTACAATACACAAACAAGGCATTAAAAACAGCAGTAGATCTCTCTAAACGCTACATTACTGACAAATTTTTACCGGATATTGCCATAGATTTAATTGATGAAACAGCAGCATCATTTCATCTTCAAAAAAGAAAAAAAGAAAAGGTAACTGCAAATGATATTCAAAAAACTATAGCATCCATTGTGGGTATCAGTAATTCAAAAATTTCTCATAATGAAACGGCATCTTTGCAACATTTAGAAGATAAACTCAGACAAAGAGTTATTGGTCAGGAAAAAGCTGTAGAGATGGTGACAAAAGCCATTAAAATATCAAAAGCAGGACTAACACCTCCGAACAAACCTATAGCATCATTTCTATTCTCAGGACCGACAGGCGTAGGTAAAACTGAGCTGGCAATTGCATTAAGTGAAACCTTAGGGATAAATTTTGAAAAATTTGATATGAGCGAATATATGGAAAAACATGCTCTCAGCCGTTTGGTAGGAGCACCTCCTGGATATGTAGGGTATGAGCAGGGAGGACTGCTTACAGAGGCTATTAAAAGGCATCCTTATACTGTACTGCTGCTCGATGAAATAGAAAAAGCACATCCGGAACTCATAAATGTTTTACTGCAGATAATGGACAGTGCAACGCTCACTGACAATAATGGATATAAGGCAGATTTTCAAAATGTTATACTGATTATGACATCAAATATTGGAGCTCAGGCTAGAAATGTTATGGGATTCAATAAAGATGAATCTATCTCAAAAAATGAGGAGTTAAAATCATTCTTTACTCCTGAATTCAGAAACAGACTGGATGCCATTATAGAGTTTGACCAATTAAGTCTGAGCATTGTTGAAGGGATTGTCAAAAAATTCATTACAGAACTCAATAAAGAATTAAAAAAGAAAAAAATAACTGTCAGTGTTTCTGATAAAGTCGTAAAATTCATTGCAGAAAAAACATATTCACCTGAAATGGGAGCAAGACCGCTTAAAAGGTATATCAAAAACAATATCACTGATAAACTGAGTGATGAAATCTTATTTGGCAAACTTAAAAAAGGCGGAGAAGTAGAGGTCACTGTAAAAAATGATACCTTAGAAAATATATATAAAGAGGCTTAA